A segment of the Syntrophorhabdaceae bacterium genome:
CCGTTCTTGCCTATAACTACTTTCTGGGCAGACTCAAAAGGATCCTCTCCCGCATGGACAATGCAGCAATATATCTTATCAACATCCTGGAGAAATGAAAGCACGGGGCGATTCAAAAGGGCCATTGTCAGAGATCAACATTATTCCCCTCGTTGATGTCATGCTTGTTCTTCTTATTGTGTTTATGATCACCGCGCCCATGATGCAGCACGGGCTCGGTATCGACATTCCCAATGTGACGGCCAAGGCCTTGCCCGCGAAGGAGGAGCCGCAGATCCTTAACATCACAAAGGATCAGAGGCTCATTCTCAACGAGAAGAGGATCGAAGCCAAAGACCTGAAAGGGGCCATACAATTTCTTTTTGCCAACAAGGACAAGAAAGAGATATTCCTGCGCGCTGATAAGGATGTGCCCTATGGTTTTGTCGTCAGGTGCATGGGGACCATCAGGGAAGCTGGCGTCGATAAAGTGAACATAGTAACGAAGCCTCTGGATAGAAATGAGTGAAGAGACCTGGTACAAGTTTCTTGCTGTTTCCATGGCGCTTCATATCATCGTTTTGGGCGCTTTTTCCATCCCCATAAAATGGGGTTCTTCCAGGAAGATCGATCTGTCGTCGGCATATTCCGTTAATCTCGTCGGCAGCGCGGGCAGTCTGGGAGGCGGATCGGGAGGGCGGAAGGTCGCCGCGGAATCCAAGCCCCAACCGAAGCCGGACAAACCCGCACCCGCTGTCAAGGAAAAGAAGACTCCCCCCAAAAAACTTCAGCCGATCCGGAAAGAGGATAACGCCGTGTCCATTTCGAAGAAAAAGGTTCCCCCGAGGAACAAGGCGACCAGGGAGGAAGTTGACCGTCTCGAAGAGCGGATACGCAACATCAGGAAGAAAACAGACTACATAGACGTCGCAAAGGCCGGATCGGGTGGTTCCGGCAGAGGCACGGGCTCCGGAATAGGTTTGCCCGGCTCCGGCGGCGGTTCCGGTACACCCCTTGACCCTGCGATGCAGAAATACCTTCTCGATGTCTATGAAAAGATAAAGAATGCATGGAATGTCCCCGGCATGGCAAAGAAGGATCTTGAAACGATCATTACGATCAAGGTGAGAAAGGACGGACGCATTACCGACATAGACATTGAAAAACGCTCCGGCAACAGGATATATGACGAGTCCATCCTTCGCGTTCTGAGGGCGGTGGAACCGTTGCCGGCCATCCCGTCGTCCCTCAATACGGATTCCCTGGAGATAGGGTTCCGGTTCCTGCCGGGAGGGATCTCGTGACGGTACTGCAGAGCATCCTTATGGGTGCCGTGCAGGGCATCACGGAATTTCTCCCCATCAGCAGCTCTGCCCACCTGATCGCCATCCCCTGGTTCTTTGAAATGTCCCAGGAGGGCATCAACCCGCTGACGTACGATATCATACTCCATTTCGGCACACTCTTCGCGGTCCTGTTGATCTACGGCAAGAGATTTGCCCGTGTTGTCGTCGAGGGACTCATCGACTTCAGGGGTGGCCGCGGGGCCGATTCCATGCTCTTCAAGCTGGTCATTGCCACCATCCCGGCAGTGATAGCCGGTTTTCTCGGGAAGGACATCATTGAGAGCTACTTGAGGGCCCCTTTCGTAGCGGCCTTCATGCTTTCCCTCGTGTCGATCCTCATGATCGTATCCGAGAGGATCAACATCGACAGAAGCGATCTCACCACGCCCATCGCCATCGCGATCGGTGTCGCTCAGGCCATCGCCCTTGTGCCCGGGACGTCGCGAAGCGGCATCACCATCACTATGGCATTGCTTCTCGGTCTGAAAAAAAGCGAAGCCGTCGATTTTTCTTTCATGCTTTCCATTCCCATCATCCTGGGAGTGTCTCTCTCCGAAATGAGACACGTTCAGTTCCAGGGGGAAGGGACGGCGCTCTATGTCTGCGGCATGCTTTCGGCCTTTGTTTTTGGCGCCGTCAGCCTCAAGTTTCTCATCGGGTATCTGAAGAAACATACCCTTGACCTGTTTGCTTACTATCGCATTGCCCTCGCCCTGCTCATCCTTATCTTCTCCTTCGTCTCCCGTGTTTGACACGGGTTCGTCTTCGCCGTACAATATCACCGTGAAAGAGAACGAACAAGAGGAGGCCGTGAAGGGTATCGAGGCTTCTTTGACGAGGTATGATCCAGAGAACCTTCCCTGCACGAAACTCTGTATATGCGACATAATCCGGGACCTGCCGGAACTCAGCGCTGAAGACATTGCCCGGTTCCAGGACAGGTAGAACATCTCCGGCGCGAGGGTCTGCAATGTCCGGCGAACCCTTTGTTGAATTGCCGGATATGGGGGCCTTCCGGCGAGAGGTCATGGAGTTCTACGGGCGGTACAAGCGGGTGTTTCCCTGGAGGGAAGACATCACGCCATACAGGGTGGTCGTCTCCGAGATCATGCTGCAGCAGACCGGGGTCGATCGGGTAAGGGAAAAGTACGAGCCCTTTATCCGGTTGCTGCCGGATTTCGGTTCTCTTGCGGCCGCGCCTCTTCGGGACGTCATGGGGGCCTGGCAGGGTCTGGGATACAACCGCAGAGCTCTCTTGCTCAAAAGGCTCGCCGTGGTCG
Coding sequences within it:
- a CDS encoding ExbD/TolR family protein; amino-acid sequence: MSEINIIPLVDVMLVLLIVFMITAPMMQHGLGIDIPNVTAKALPAKEEPQILNITKDQRLILNEKRIEAKDLKGAIQFLFANKDKKEIFLRADKDVPYGFVVRCMGTIREAGVDKVNIVTKPLDRNE
- a CDS encoding undecaprenyl-diphosphate phosphatase translates to MTVLQSILMGAVQGITEFLPISSSAHLIAIPWFFEMSQEGINPLTYDIILHFGTLFAVLLIYGKRFARVVVEGLIDFRGGRGADSMLFKLVIATIPAVIAGFLGKDIIESYLRAPFVAAFMLSLVSILMIVSERINIDRSDLTTPIAIAIGVAQAIALVPGTSRSGITITMALLLGLKKSEAVDFSFMLSIPIILGVSLSEMRHVQFQGEGTALYVCGMLSAFVFGAVSLKFLIGYLKKHTLDLFAYYRIALALLILIFSFVSRV
- a CDS encoding TonB family protein, giving the protein MSEETWYKFLAVSMALHIIVLGAFSIPIKWGSSRKIDLSSAYSVNLVGSAGSLGGGSGGRKVAAESKPQPKPDKPAPAVKEKKTPPKKLQPIRKEDNAVSISKKKVPPRNKATREEVDRLEERIRNIRKKTDYIDVAKAGSGGSGRGTGSGIGLPGSGGGSGTPLDPAMQKYLLDVYEKIKNAWNVPGMAKKDLETIITIKVRKDGRITDIDIEKRSGNRIYDESILRVLRAVEPLPAIPSSLNTDSLEIGFRFLPGGIS